The stretch of DNA ACTGACGCAAAATCAACCCGATGTTGTTCCGAGGCGCGATTTTGCCCAACAACTGTGTCGGCAAGCGCGCGCGCAATTGCGCGTGATGAACCGCATGATTACCGATATTTTGCAAGCTTCGCGAGGAAACCAATCTCAATTCCAACTGCACTGTCATCCCCTTTCCTTATCCAATTTGTGCGAGGGAATGCTAGCGGAATTTAGAGAACGGATGCAGAGAAAATCCTTAACTTTAGAAATCGATATTCCCCAGGATTTACCCAAGGTTTACGCCGATGAAGAACTGATTCGTCAGGTTCTGCTCAATTTGTTAGATAATGCCCTGAAATATACCCCCGAATGCGGCACGATTAATGTTTCGATCCTCCATCGTACCAGCCAAAAAGTGCAGGTGAGCGTGTGCGACACGGGACCGGGAATTCCGGAAGGAAAGCGCGATCGCGTGTTTGAAGGACACTTTCGCCTCAAACGGGACGAAGCCCAAGAAGGGTATGGTTTGGGGTTAGCCCTGTGTCGCAAGGTCATTCAAAGCCACTTCGGTCAAATCTGGGTCGATAGCGCCTCCGATTGCGGGAGTTGTTTCCACTTCACCCTTCCGGTATATCGCTAATCAGATATCAGACGAAAGACGGGTAAGGGGGAAAGGGGAATCAGCTCTTTTCGAGTCAGAATGATCGCGCGGTAGGTTCAAAAATACGATCGTGCCCAAAGTAGAAAAACAACGATCGCGTACCTTCTTCAAAAACTCCTAAATCAACGATCGCGCCCAGAGAGGTTGATTAAACTCTGCGATCGCGCGATGGGTTCAATCCAACAACACGATCGCGCCTAATTGCGAATTGCGAACTGACAATTGCGAATTGGAACGATCGCGTGCTGTTTTGAGAAACTCTTGAAGATACGATCGTGTGACGGGTTAACTCCATCGTTTTTTTCTCGTCTGCTATACAAACGCCATAAAGAAATTACTTTTCAAATCCAATGATCGATTTACCCTTGTTCATTCTCATCTTCATCGAAAAAACTGATGAGATAAAAGTCAACTCTTTTGCAAAGTTGACTTAAGCGTTGAAGAGTACAAGCGTCGAGAGAAAAACCTCCATAACATTCCCATAGCTCCCACCATATACTAATAACAACTGAGTAACGCTCACATAAGCTTTGCAAAACAGAAGATTTTTCTTCAAATCGTTCAAGCAAAAACCTTGCGTGTTTTTCTACACTAGTAGATTCTAAAAAAAACTTAGTGTCGAAACTCCAATGTCCCATTTTTCTTTCTCGTTTAAAACCATGAGAGTGCCACACACTTACCTTAGAATAGCCTCTTGTTGGTTCGATTTTAAGGATTCTTGTGATTTCATCAGGATTCAATTTATGCCCAACAATGGTAATGCTTAGACAAGTGGTTTTACAAGCAAGATTATTTGCAATACCCGAATTCTTTAAATTAGTCATTTTCAAAAAAATCAGTCAAAATAGCCTAGCTTTTGTAGGGTGCGTTAGGCGACTACAATCTGACAATAATAGAACAGTTTAAAATCCGCCGTAACGCACCACGAGGTTGGGGTTCATTGGTTTATTCGGGAGGGTGTTT from Lusitaniella coriacea LEGE 07157 encodes:
- a CDS encoding histidine kinase; translated protein: MLIPNSSQAEPNSNSRSSKSLQLLLFVDERPSSQEHIKRIQSHLQSLQTEYLFELEAINVGEHPDLVEHFRLIATPALVKIHPQPRQILAGSDLIDQLKQYWNQWKYDAQTQERDRAENSAEPEIRYSLDKIRFRDEIFRLKKEKEELLEQLQFKDQILAMLAHDLRSPLTAASIAVETIELTQNQPDVVPRRDFAQQLCRQARAQLRVMNRMITDILQASRGNQSQFQLHCHPLSLSNLCEGMLAEFRERMQRKSLTLEIDIPQDLPKVYADEELIRQVLLNLLDNALKYTPECGTINVSILHRTSQKVQVSVCDTGPGIPEGKRDRVFEGHFRLKRDEAQEGYGLGLALCRKVIQSHFGQIWVDSASDCGSCFHFTLPVYR
- a CDS encoding DUF4279 domain-containing protein: MTNLKNSGIANNLACKTTCLSITIVGHKLNPDEITRILKIEPTRGYSKVSVWHSHGFKRERKMGHWSFDTKFFLESTSVEKHARFLLERFEEKSSVLQSLCERYSVVISIWWELWECYGGFSLDACTLQRLSQLCKRVDFYLISFFDEDENEQG